CGGCGAGGTGGCGGCCGAACTCCTCGTCCTCCGCGGCCGCCATCCAGGCTTCCTGCTGCGCCTCGTTGTAGTCGTCGCCGGTCAGCTCCTCGATGCTGGCGGCGAAGATCGCGGCGAGCATCGGCACGTCGGCCGGCAGGAAGGGCCGCAGTGCGGGTTTTGGCAAAGTCTGTCCCATCGTCTCACCACATCCCATAGAGCTTCAGCGCCAGCGCCACGGCCGCGGCGAGGAGCAGGATTTTCAGCGCAATGTAGTAGAGCCAGTGCCTGGGAAAGGGCGTGTCGGGCCGCTTCATCGCGCAACCTCCCAACTCGTCCCCTCCTTGGAGTCCTTGATCGCAACACCCATCGCGGCGAGCTGATCGCGGATGCGATCGGACTCCTTGAAGTCCTTTCGCGCACGCGCCGCGGTCCGCTCCGAGATCAGGCGCTCGACCTCCTTGGCATCGATGCCGCTCGCCTGCTGCTTGCGCCCCTCCCACTGCGCCGCGCTCTCGGAGAGGAAGCCGAGCAGGCGCAATGACGCTGCCAATGCCCCCGCATCGCCGCGCAGGCCGTGCAGCGCCGCAATCGTCAGAGGCGTGTTCAGGTCGTCGAGCAACGGTTCGATCACGGACGCCGCCGGCTTGCCGGGCTCGACGTCGGCGGCAACGCGATACCAGTCGTCGAGCGTCTTGGCGCTCTCTTCCAACGACTTCATGGTCCAGTCGATGGGCGAACGGTATTGCGTCTTGAGCATGTTCAGACGCAACACCTCGCCCGGCCAGTCCGCCAGGAGGTCGCGGATTGTGATGAAGTTGCCGAGGCTCTTCGACATCTTCTCGCTCTCGACCTGGAGGAAGCCGTTGTGCATCCAAAAGTTCGCCATGCGCGACTGATGGAAGGCGCAGCAGGTCTGCGCGACCTCGTTCTCGTGATGCGGAAACACGAGATCGATGCCGCCGCCGTGGATGTCGAAATGCGTGCCGAGATGCTTCCAGGCCATGGCTGAGCACTCGATGTGCCAGCCCGGACGGCCTTGCGCCTTGATGCCGGCCGGCGACGGCCATGACGGCTCGCCCGGCTTGGACGGCTTCCACAGCACGAAGTCGGTCGCCTCGCGCTTGTAGGGCGCGATATCGACGCGCGCGCCGGCGATCATCTCGTCGAGCGAACGCTTCGACAGCGCGCCATAACGCGGCAGCTCGGAGTTCGCCGCATTCATCGCCTGTGGCGAGAACAGCACATGGTCCTCGGCGACATAGGCAAAGCCGCCGGCGACGAGCTTCTCGATGATCTCGCGCATCTCGCCGATATGCTCGGTCGCGCGCGGCTCGATGCTGGGTCTGAGCGCACCAAGCGCATCAACATCGGCGTGAAACTGCCTGCCCGTCTCCTCGGTGACCTTGCGGATCGCCTCGTTCAGCGGCAGGCCGGGAAAGTCACGCGCGGCGCGGTCGTTGATCTTGTCGTCGACGTCGGTGATGTTGCGGACGTATTTGACGTGCGCCTCGCCATAGAGATGGCGCAGCAGCCGAAACAGCACGTCGAACACGATCACCGGTCGCGCATTGCCGATATGGGCGAAGTCATAGACCGTCGGTCCGCAGACATACATGCGGACGTTCTTGGGATCGAGCGGCACGAACGGCCGCTTGTCCTTCGTCAGCGTATCGTAAAGGCGCAATTCCATAAGGATACCCATCGGCTGTTGGCCGGGCGTCCAGTGCTCTCAATGATTTTGAGAAAAGACGGCTCCAGCCAGCGAATCGCTAGCTCGTAATCTCGCAAATGGCGCAAATGGCGAGGAGACCGTTCATGCGGGAACATATGGGCCACGAAGGGGGCTGGCGTCAAGTGAGCCGCGAAAATGCCGTCTTCTCTCCGCAAAGCACGCCCGTCCCGCCTTGATCGTTCATCCTCCTTAACCTTTTGAGTTTATTCGGGAGCTGGCGGTTCCCCAGCCCCGGTGCACCATGCGACCCCTGCTCGCGCTCCTCTCCAGTGCCTTCATCGTCGCTGCGGCCAACGCATCGGCGGAGACCCGCGTCTTCATCATCAACAGCCAGGCGGACGGCTACGGCATCGATCAGTGCCTCGCCAAGGGCGAGAAATGCGGCGCGCAGGTCGCGCGGACCTATTGCCAGTCCCGGGGCTTCGCCCAGGCCTCGACCTATCGTCCGGTCGATCCCGACGAAATCACCGGCTCGGTCCCCAAATCCGGCGCAAACTGCTCCCATGGCCATTGCGACGAATATGTCGCTATCACCTGCCAGCGCTGAATTCGCTCGGAACTGGTGGACCTTAGGCCCAATCTGCGCCCCGGAAACGACGTGACGATACCCCGAGAAGCGGGTATTGGAGGGCGCGCTTCGGCCCCACCGCCCGTGGGGCCGCGACCTCGCTAGAATGGCGGATATGCCTGAATTTTTGTCCCTGTCTCGCTCTCGCTCCCTCCTTGCAAGTGCCGTACTTCTGAGCGCGCTGGCGCTCGGCCCTGACGCCTTCGCGCAGGCGGGTCCGCCCGGCCCGCCGCCTGCGCCCGCGCAGAGCGGCGTTGGGCCGAACCCGATGTGCGCGCGGCTGGAGGGACAGCTTGCCGCGCTCGACCGTGGCGGCGGCGGCGACCCAGCGCGCGAGGACCAGATCCGCCGCTACCAGGATTCCCAGACCCGTCAGCAGGCCGAGCTCGACCGCGTCACCATGCAGGCCAAGCGCATGGGCTGCGATTCCTCCGGCTTCTTCTCGCTGTTCAGCGGCCAGTCGGCGCAATGCGGTCCGGTCAACACCCAGATCCAGCAGATGCGCGCCAATCTGGACCAGATCACCGCCAATCTCGAACGCTTGCGCGGCGGCGGTCCCGGCGGCTTCAGCCCCGAGCGCGATAACCAGCGCCGCTCGGTGCTGCTCGCGCTCGCGCAGAACAATTGCGGGCCGCAATATGCCAATGCCGCGCAATCACCGGGCGGCAACTTCCTGAGCAATTTGTTCGGTGGCGGCAACAGCGCCAACAATCCGCCCGGCGCGCCGCCACCTTCTGATCTCGGCCCGCAGTCGGGCACTTATCGTACCGTATGTGTCCGGACCTGCGACGGCGCTTACTTCCCGATCTCGTTCGCCACCGTGCCGGCGCGCTTCCCCGACGACGAGAAGACCTGCAAGGCGCTGTGTCCGGCCGCCGACGCCTCGCTCTATGCCTATCGCAATCCCGGCGAGGACATGAATTCCGCGGTCTCGGTCAGCGGCCAGCCCTACACGGCGCTGCCGAACGCGTTCAAATTCCGCAGCGAGTTCAATCCGTCCTGCTCCTGCAAGGCCGCGGGCCAGAGCTGGGCCGACGCGCTGAAATCGGTCGACGACAAGGCCGCCGCCGAGCAGCAGGGTGATATCATCGTCACCGAGGAGAGCGCCAGAAAGATGCAGCAGCGGCAGCTCACCAAGGGCCAGCCCGCCAATGCCAAGAAGGGCGCGGCCCCACCGCCGGCCACGGCCAGCACCCCGGCCGCGACACCGCCGACTGACACCGGCACCGCTGCGAGCTCCGAGAACAAGCCGATCCGCTCGGTCGGGCCGACCTTCCTGCCGCAGCAGCAGAAGTAGGCAGACCCCTCTTCTGTCATGCCCCGCGAAGGAGGAGGGGCATCCGTACTCCGTGACGCCAATGGGTGCACACAAGCCACGCTACGGAGTTCTGGATCATTCCGCCTGCCGCCTACGCTAAAGCTTCGGCGTCCTTCGACCTCAACCCCGGCGAAGCCTTGGCCTAGCCGGGTCGCGGATGATGACAGCGATCAATGGGGCACGACCGCCCGTCTCACCCGCAACCGTTGTCCCGCGAGCGCGCCGGAACCGGCTCTCACGCCGCGACTACTCGCCCTCACGGCTCCACGGGAAGAGATTGGCCGGAAAGTCCGCTGCGTAGCGCCTTCCCTTCGGGGGCGGCGGCGGCGCATCCGGCGGATTCGGATTCGGCTCGACCACCCGCCGATAAAGGTGCCAGGTGGCATGACCGAGCACCGGCAGAACGACAGCGAGGCCGACGAAGAGAGGCAGCGAGCCGATCACGAGCAGCCCCGCCACGATGAGGCCCCACCCGGCCATCGCAACCGGATTCGCCGCCACCACTCGCAGGGACGTGCGGATCGCATCGATCGCAGTCGCGTGCCGGTCGAGCATCAACGGAAACGCCACGACGCTGATGCACAGCGCCACAACCGCAAACAGGAAGCCGACACCGCAACCGACGATGATGAGCGACCAGCCTTCCGGTGTCGTCAGCACACGCGTTGCGAAGTCAGGAATGCTTGCGGCCGCCGCATGACCGAAGATCGTGACGTAGATCGCGTTCGCGACACCGATCCAGGCCCCGAACAGGACCAGCAGGAGCACGCCGAGTTCGAGCATTGCGCCGAACGACGGGGCGCGCAGCACCTTGATCGCGTCCCACGCATCGACCTCCTCGCCGCGCTCGCGGCGACGGCTGAGTTCGTAGAGACCGATCGCGGCAAAGGGGCCGACCAAGGCAAACCCGGCCGCCAGCGGAAACAAGAGCGGCAGCACCGAATAGCCGAGGACCATCCTGAACAGGACGAGGCCGAGAACGGGATAAATCACGCACACGACGATCGCGTGGCTCGGCATCGCCTGGAAATCCTCCCAACCCAGGCGCAGCGCCTCGGTCAGGTCGGACAAGCTGATCTTACGAACGGGATAAGAGGCAGCTTCGCCGAATACGTGCCGCCTGATGATGTCGTGGGAGTACAGAGTGGCCATGTATGCACCCTCCCGTGCTGAAAATCGCGGTGTGATAACACGCGCTTTCCAGCCACGCGTGTCCGCCTGACGAGCGAGAAACGCGATGGGCCAAGTACGGCAACCCAGGTTCAGCGAAACGAGCCTGGCCGGACGGAGCCCGTCGCGACCTGCCTCGCAAGCTTAGCGCGCACAGGGCACGGCTGCGCTCACGGTTCGGTGAATTGTGCATCTGCACAGATTGTGCGTTGCGTCACCAGGACATCGCCACTCAACCCGCGAGCCGATTTGCCGGCCGACGGCAACGCCCACGTCACGTCAGGACGCCGACATGCTCTATTGACGCCGGGTTCGGCTGGTATCATTTTAAACGCAGACGCCCCTCAGCGCCGATGAAATTGGTGGTCGCGATGTTCTCTTGACGTCGCGACCGGTGAAATGGGCGAAGCAACAGGCCGGGCGATGGCGAACATGCCAACGTAGATGCCAACCAAGAAAAGTCAGCCATCGCGACAGACGTGAGCTCCGCCCTGGATTCGTATCCGTAGCCTTCGATGGCAAGGATGGATCAGGATGGCTGTCGCACTGATACTGCTTCTGGTCGCGATCGGCTCGGTGCTGTTTCACCTCTACAGCCCGTGGTGGTGGACGCCGATCGCCACGAACTGGGCCTATATCGACCACACCATCAACATCACGTTCTGGATCACGGGCTTCGTTTTCGTCGCAGTCATCGCATTCATGGCCTATTGCGTCTTCCGCTTCCACCACAAGGAAGGAAGACGGGCGGACTACAACCCGGAAAACAAGCGACTCGAATGGTGGCTGAGCGTTGGAACCGGCGTCGGCGTCGCCGCCATGCTGGCGCCCGGCCTCGTGGTCTGGCACCAGTTCGTGACGGTGCCCGCGGACGCGACCGAGATCGAGGTCATGGGCCAGCAATGGCAATGGAGTTTCCGCCTACCGGGCAAGGATGGGCGGTTGGGCACCTCCGATGTCCGCAACATCGGTACCGACAATCCGATGGGACTCAATCGCGACGATGCACATGCGCAGGACGACGTCGTGATCGAGAACGGCGACCTGCACCTTCAAGTAGGGAAGCCGGTCAAGATTCTGCTCCGCTCGGTCGATGTCCTGCACGATTTCTACGTGCCCGAATTCCGGGCCAAGATGGACATGGTCCCGGGCGCGGTGACCTACTTCTGGATAAAGCCGATCCGAACCGGGACGTTCGATGTTCTCTGCGCAGAGCTCTGCGGCGCGGCTCACTATCAGATGCGGGCCAAGGTCATCGTCGACGAAGAGGGCGAGTATCACGCCTGGCTCGAGCAACAGAAGACGTTTGCGGAATTGTCGGGCGGAAAAGCGGTGGTGAAGGCGACGTACCAATCCGGCGGCAAGTAGAAGGACGCCGTCGCGAAAACAGATCGGGTGCGTGAGACCAACTCATCACCCCCAAAGGAAACGGCCGAGGAGGTATTCTATGGTCGATATTCCATATGAAGGGATCGCAGAGATCCCGCCTGCCGAAGTGCCTGATGTCGAGCTCTACCATCCAAGGAGCTGGTGGACACGGTATGTCTTCTCGCAGGACGCCAAGGTGATCGCCGTTCAATACGCGCTGACGGCCTCGGCCATCGGGCTGGTGGCTCTGGCGCTGTCGTGGCTGATGCGACTGCAGCTCGGATTCCCCGGCACCTTCTCCTTCATCGATGCCAACCAGTACCTCCAGTTCATCACCATGCACGGCATGATCATGGTGATCTACCTGCTCACCGCATTGTTCCTGGGCGGCTTCGGCAATTACCTGATCCCGCTGATGGTCGGCGCCCGGGACATGGTTTTCCCCTATGTGAACATGCTGAGCTACTGGGTCTACCTGCTCGCAGTCCTGGTGCTGGCCTCGACATTCTTCGTGCCTGGCGGCCCCACCGGCGCCGGCTGGACGCTGTATCCGCCACAGGCAATCCTCTCCGGAACGCCCGGACAGGATTGGGGCATCATTCTCATGATGTCGTCGCTGATCTTGTTCATCATCGGCTTCACCATGGGCGGGCTGAACTACGTGGTCACGGTGCTGCAGGCGCGCACCCGCGGCATGACGTTGATGCGCCTGCCGCTGACGGTATGGGGCATTTTCACGGCGACCGTCATGGCATTGCTGGCCTTCCCCGCACTCTTCGTCGCCTCGGTCATGCTGCTGCTCGACCGTCTCTTGGGAACGAGCTTCTTCATGCCCTCCCTCGTCGAGATGGGCACGCTGTCGAAATATGGCGGCGGCAGCCCGCTGCTTTTCCAGCACCTGTTCTGGTTCTTCGGCCATCCCGAGGTCTACATCGTCGCCCTGCCCGCCTTCGGCATCGTCTCCGACCTGATCAGCACGCATGCGCGCAAGAACATCTTTGGTTACCGCATGATGGTCTGGGCGATCGTGGCCATCGGCGCACTCAGCTTCATCGTGTGGGCGCACCACATGTATGTGAGCGGCATGTTCCCGCAATTCGGCTACTTCTTCGCCACCACGACGCTCATCATCGCCATTCCCACCGCGATCAAGGTCTACAACTGGGTGCTGACCCTGTGGCGGGGCGACATTCATCTCACCGTGCCGATGCTGTTCGCCCTCGGCTTCATCATCACCTTCGTGAACGGCGGGCTCACCGGCCTCTTCCTCGGCAACGTCGTCGTGGACGTGCCGCTCTCGGATACCATGTTCGTGGTCGCGCATTTCCACATGGTGATGGGCGTGGCGCCGATCATGGTCGTGCTCGGGGCGATCTATCATTGGTACCCCAAGGTCACCGGGCGCATGCTGAACGACGCGCTGGGCAAGTTTCATTTCTGGGTCACCTTCCTCGGCGCCTACCTCATTTTCTTCCCCATGCACTATCTTGGACTGCTCGGGGTGCCGCGCCGATATTTCGAACTCGGCGACGCGGCGTTCATCCCGCCCTCGGCCCACTCACTGAACGCCTTCATTTCCGTGGTGGCGTTGACCGTGGGCTTCAGCCAGATGGTGTTCCTGTTCAATCTCGCCTGGAGCCTGTTCAAAGGTGAGCCCTCGGGCGGCAATCCGTGGCGGGCGACGACGCTGGAGTGGCAGACGCCGGAGACGCCTCCCGGGCACGGCAACTGGGGCAAGGAGCTCCCGATCGTCTACCGCTGGGCCTATGACTACAGCGTCCCGGGCGCCGAGGAGGACTTCATTCCGCAGAACCAGCCGCCGCGCGCGAGGCAGGTCGTTCAGGGAGCTGCTTCGTGAGCGCCATCGTCCTGTTCCTGGCCGTGATCGCGGTCATCGCCGGATGGTGGCTGTCGCAGCAGCGGCTGACAGCCAAGCCCTGGCTTGAGGAAGGTCCGGTCGGTGACTTCCCCGGCGGCGATGCCATGACCTGGCCGGCGGCGAAGATCGGGCTTGGCGTGTTTCTCGCAGTCGCGAGCGCATTGTTCGTCCTCTTTATCAGCGCCTATTCGATGCGCATGGCCGTGGTCGACTGGCGTGCGCTGCCCGTGCCGCGACTGCTGTGGCTCAACACCGGTGTCCTGGTCCTGAGCAGCGTCGCGCTGCAATGCTCGTATGTGGCTGCGCGCAGAGATAGCGCCGAGGGCGTCCTGATCGGCCTGCTCGCAGGCGGTGCATCCGCCGTGATCTTCCTCGCCGGACAACTCCTGGCCTGGCAGCAGCTCAGCGCGGCCGGGTATTTCGTGGCGTCCAATCCTGCCAATTCCTTCTTTTACCTGCTGACCGCGGCGCACGGGCTGCATCTGACGGGCGGCCTCGTCGCGCTTGGCAAGACCTCAGCCAAGGTGTGGCGTGGCACCGAGATCGCCGAGACGCGCCTGAGCGTCGAACTCTGCGCCATCTACTGGCACTTCCTGCTGCTGGTCTGGGTTGTCCTGCTCGGTCTCCTCACCGGCTGGACGGACGATTTCGTCGACATCTGTCGCCAATTGCTCAGCTAGGGAGGGCGAGACCAGATGGCAGAGACCGTGCTGACAAATTCCGAACAATCGGCTGCACGCCTCGAGGGCTGGCGCGGCATCGCCTCCGACTGGGCGTCCGATCAGCGCGCCTTCAAGAATGTGTCCTGGGGCAAGGCCATGATGTGGATCTTCCTCCTCAGCGACACCTTCATCTTCAGTTGCTTCCTGCTCTCCTACATGACGGCGCGCATGTCGACGACCGTGCCGTGGCCCAACCCCAGCGAGGTCTTCGCCCTCAACATCGCCGGCAAGCACATTCCGCTGATCCTGATCGCCATCATGACCTTTATCCTGATCAGCAGCAGCGGCACGATGGCGATGGCCGTCAATTTCGGCTACCGCCGCGATCGCGTCAGAACCGCGGCCTTGATGCTGGTCACGGCGGCCTTCGGCGCAACCTTCGTCGGAATGCAGGCCTTCGAATGGACCAAGCTGATCATGGAAGGCGTCCGTCCCTGGGGCAATCCGTGGGGTGCGCCGCAGTTCGGTGCGAGCTTCTTCATGATCACCGGCTTCCACGGCACCCACGTGACGATCGGCGTGATCTTCCTGATCGCCATTGCGCGGAAGGTGTTGCGCGGCGACTTCGACGTCGAGAGGCGCGGCTTCTTCACCAGCCGCAAGGGATACTACGAGATCGTCGAGATCATGGGCCTGTACTGGCACTTCGTCGATCTCGTGTGGGTGTTCATCTTCGCGTTCTTCTATCTTTGGTGAGGTCGGCGCATGACAAACGCAGCAATAGAGGTCGACGGACAGCTCCACGCTCATGCGCATGACACTGTTGCATCAGGAGCGGCGCACGCCAAGGGCCAGCAGCACCCAATAAAACTCTACCTGGTGGTCTGGGGCTGGCTGTTCGTCCTCAGCACCGGCTCCTATCTGGTCGACTATTTTGGCCTGCATGGCTATCTCCGGTGGTCGCTGATCATGCTTTTCATGGTCTTGAAGGCCGGGCTGATCGTCGCCGTGTTCATGCACATGGCCTGGGAACGGCTGGCGCTGGCTTATGCCATCCTGGTGCCGCCGATAGCGGTGCTGGTATTCGTGGCGATCATGGTGCTCGAATCCGAGTATACGCACTTGCTTCGGCTGCTGTTCTTCGCAACGCCGTCGTAGCGGCTGGCCGCGTTCTCACCTCGCTTCACTGTCATGCCCCGCGAAGGCGGGGCATCCAGTGCTCCGCGGCAAGAGTCGGTTTCTACAACGCCCACCGCGGAGCACCGGATCATCCGCTTTCGCGGATGACGACGGATAAACGTGCAGCGAGACCACCCGACTCTCTCCGGCGCTACCCCTCGAATGCGTCGATCGAGGCGCGACTGGCCGCCGACATGAGCGTCTCGTCCGGCGCGGGCAGCGGTACCCCCTTGTCGCGGAAGCGGTTGGTGATGGGATAGCGGCGGTCGCGGCCGAAATTCTTGCGGGTCACCTTCACGCCGGGCGCGGCCTGGCGGCGTTTGTATTCGGCGACGTTGAGCAGATGGTCGACGTGCACGACCATCTCGCGGGCAAAGCCGGCGGCGATGATCTGGTCCAGCGGCTCCTCGCGCTCCACCAGACGCTCCAGGATGGCGTCGAGCACGTCATAGGGCGGGAGCGAATCCTGATCGGTCTGGTTCTCGCGCAGCTCCGCGGTCGGCGGACGGGTGATGATGTCGGGCGGAATGACTTCGCCCGCAGGACCGAGCGCGCGATCCGGCTTCCACACGTTGCGCAACGCCGCCATCCGGAACACCTGCGTCTTGTAGATGTCCTTGATTGGATTGAAGCCCCCGTTCATGTCGCCGTAGAGCGTGGCATAGCCGACCGACATTTCCGACTTGTTGCCGGTGGTCACGACCATCAGCCCGGTCTTGTTCGAGATCGCCATCAAGAGCGTACCGCGGGTGCGGGCCTGAAGGTTCTCTTCGGTGATGTCGGGCGGCAGATTCTTGAAGATATCGGAGAGAATAGTCTCGAAGCCGTTCACTGCCTCTGCGATCGGCAGCACCTCGTAGCGGATACCGAGATGGCCGGCGAGCTCGCCCGCATCGGCGATGGAGCTCGCAGCCGTGAAGCGATAGGGCAGCATCACGCCGTGCACCTGATCCGCGCCGAGCGCGTCGACTGCGATCGCCGCGCACAGCGCTGAATCGATGCCGCCGGAAATGCCGAGCAGCACGCCGGGAAAGCCGTTCTTGGCGACGTAGTCGCGCAAGCCCAGCACACAAGCCGCGTAGTCGGCCTGGTCGCCCTCGGGCAGCGCGGCGATCGGACCCGCGCAGCGCCAATCGTCACCATTCTTGCTGAAGCGCAGCGTGGTGATGCTCTCTGCAAACGCCGGCAGTTGCGCTGCGAGCGAAAGATCCCCGTTGAGCGCGAAGGAGGCACCATCGAACACCAACTCGTCCTGGCCGCAGACCTGGTTGAGGTAGACCAGCGGCAGACCGCTCTCGGTGACCCGCGCCACCGCGACCGACAGGCGCACATCGCCCTTGTCGCGGGCGTAAGGCGATCCGTTCGGCACGAGGATGATCTCCGCGCCGGTCTCGGCCAGCGTCTCGACCACGTTCTCGTAGTCCTCGGACTCCTCCAGCCAGATGTCCTCGCAGATCGGCACGCCGATCCGCACCCCGCGCACGGTCACGGGACCGGCCGCGGGTCCGCGCGCGAACAGCCGCTTCTCGTCGAACACGCCGTAGTTCGGCAGATTGCATTTGAAGCGCAGTGCAGCGATGCGTCCGCCGTCGAGCAGCGCGCAGGCATTGTAGAGCCTGCCCTCCTCGACCCAGGGCGTGCCGACCAGCATCGCCGGCCCGCCGTCCGCGGTCTCGCGCGCAAGGCTTTCGATCGCCGCGCGGCAGGCGGCCTGGAAGGCTGGCTTCTGCACGAGGTCTTCCGGCGGATAGCCGGCAATGAACAATTCCGGAAACAGCACGAGGTCGGCACCGTCGGCCGCGGCCTGCGCCCGCGCAGCGCGCACCTTCGCGGCATTGCCCTCGATGTCGCCCACGGTCGGGTTGAGCTGGGCGAGCGTGACCGCGAATTCGTTGAGACGTTCGGTCATGGGCGCCGCGCTCCGATCATTCCGGCTAGAGCATGATCCGGTTTTCCGAAAAGACCATGCTCAAACAATAACCTAAAGCGCGATGACGATTGATCCCGATCTCGTCGCGCTTTAGACGAACCCCAATCGCTCGACGATGGCGAAGATCCAGAACGCGCCGGCCATCAGCAACGCCACGCCGACGGCGGCCGAACCCATATCCTTGACCCGGCCGATCTGCTTGTCGTGGTCCATGGTGAGGCGGTCGGCGAGCTTTTCGATCGCGGTGTTGAGCAGCTCGACCACCAGCACGAACGCGACGGCACAGACTAGCTCGACCGCGCGCATCGCGGTCGCGCCGATGAACCAGGCGAGCGGCAGCGACAAGAGGAGCGCAAAAATCTCCTCGCGGACGGCCTGCTCCGAGCGGAACGCGAAGGCCAGACCGTTACGGGAATTGATCGTGGCCTTCCAGAGCCGCAGCAAGATGTCAAAGCCCCGCTACGGCCGGCATCGGCTTGACCTTGCCGGCGCGTTCCTGCTTGAGCAGCTCCGCAACCAGGAAGGCCATGTCGATGGATTGTTCGGCGTTGAGGCGGGGATCGCAGACCGTGTGGTAGCGGTCGTTCAGATCCTCGTCCGTGATCGCGCGGGCGCCGCCGAGGCACTCGGTGACGTCCTTGCCGGTCATCTCCAGATGCACGCCGCCGGGATGCGTCCCTTCGGCCGCGTGAATGGCGAAGAACGACTTCACCTCCGACAGGATGCGGTCGAACGGCCGCGTCTTGTAACCGGTCGTCGAGGTGATGGTGTTGCCGTGCATGGGATCGCAGGACCAGACCAGCACCCTGCCCTCGCGCTTCACGGCGCGGATCAGGTTCGGCAGATGCTCGGCGACCTTGTCGGAGCCGAAGCGGCCGATCAGCGTCAGCCGGCCCGGCTCGTTGTCGGGGTTGAGCACGTCGATCAGCCTCAACAGCTCGTCGGTCTTCAGCGAAGGGCCGCACTTCAACCCGATCGGGTTCTTGATGCCGCGGAAATATTCGACATGGCCGTGGTCGAGCTGACGGGTGCGATCGCCGATCCAGATCATGTGGCCGCTCGTCGCGTACCAGTCGCCCGTG
The DNA window shown above is from Bradyrhizobium sp. CB1650 and carries:
- the cysS gene encoding cysteine--tRNA ligase gives rise to the protein MELRLYDTLTKDKRPFVPLDPKNVRMYVCGPTVYDFAHIGNARPVIVFDVLFRLLRHLYGEAHVKYVRNITDVDDKINDRAARDFPGLPLNEAIRKVTEETGRQFHADVDALGALRPSIEPRATEHIGEMREIIEKLVAGGFAYVAEDHVLFSPQAMNAANSELPRYGALSKRSLDEMIAGARVDIAPYKREATDFVLWKPSKPGEPSWPSPAGIKAQGRPGWHIECSAMAWKHLGTHFDIHGGGIDLVFPHHENEVAQTCCAFHQSRMANFWMHNGFLQVESEKMSKSLGNFITIRDLLADWPGEVLRLNMLKTQYRSPIDWTMKSLEESAKTLDDWYRVAADVEPGKPAASVIEPLLDDLNTPLTIAALHGLRGDAGALAASLRLLGFLSESAAQWEGRKQQASGIDAKEVERLISERTAARARKDFKESDRIRDQLAAMGVAIKDSKEGTSWEVAR
- a CDS encoding DUF2865 domain-containing protein, with the protein product MADMPEFLSLSRSRSLLASAVLLSALALGPDAFAQAGPPGPPPAPAQSGVGPNPMCARLEGQLAALDRGGGGDPAREDQIRRYQDSQTRQQAELDRVTMQAKRMGCDSSGFFSLFSGQSAQCGPVNTQIQQMRANLDQITANLERLRGGGPGGFSPERDNQRRSVLLALAQNNCGPQYANAAQSPGGNFLSNLFGGGNSANNPPGAPPPSDLGPQSGTYRTVCVRTCDGAYFPISFATVPARFPDDEKTCKALCPAADASLYAYRNPGEDMNSAVSVSGQPYTALPNAFKFRSEFNPSCSCKAAGQSWADALKSVDDKAAAEQQGDIIVTEESARKMQQRQLTKGQPANAKKGAAPPPATASTPAATPPTDTGTAASSENKPIRSVGPTFLPQQQK
- a CDS encoding DUF2189 domain-containing protein — its product is MATLYSHDIIRRHVFGEAASYPVRKISLSDLTEALRLGWEDFQAMPSHAIVVCVIYPVLGLVLFRMVLGYSVLPLLFPLAAGFALVGPFAAIGLYELSRRRERGEEVDAWDAIKVLRAPSFGAMLELGVLLLVLFGAWIGVANAIYVTIFGHAAAASIPDFATRVLTTPEGWSLIIVGCGVGFLFAVVALCISVVAFPLMLDRHATAIDAIRTSLRVVAANPVAMAGWGLIVAGLLVIGSLPLFVGLAVVLPVLGHATWHLYRRVVEPNPNPPDAPPPPPKGRRYAADFPANLFPWSREGE
- a CDS encoding cytochrome c oxidase subunit II, which encodes MAVALILLLVAIGSVLFHLYSPWWWTPIATNWAYIDHTINITFWITGFVFVAVIAFMAYCVFRFHHKEGRRADYNPENKRLEWWLSVGTGVGVAAMLAPGLVVWHQFVTVPADATEIEVMGQQWQWSFRLPGKDGRLGTSDVRNIGTDNPMGLNRDDAHAQDDVVIENGDLHLQVGKPVKILLRSVDVLHDFYVPEFRAKMDMVPGAVTYFWIKPIRTGTFDVLCAELCGAAHYQMRAKVIVDEEGEYHAWLEQQKTFAELSGGKAVVKATYQSGGK
- a CDS encoding cbb3-type cytochrome c oxidase subunit I — translated: MVDIPYEGIAEIPPAEVPDVELYHPRSWWTRYVFSQDAKVIAVQYALTASAIGLVALALSWLMRLQLGFPGTFSFIDANQYLQFITMHGMIMVIYLLTALFLGGFGNYLIPLMVGARDMVFPYVNMLSYWVYLLAVLVLASTFFVPGGPTGAGWTLYPPQAILSGTPGQDWGIILMMSSLILFIIGFTMGGLNYVVTVLQARTRGMTLMRLPLTVWGIFTATVMALLAFPALFVASVMLLLDRLLGTSFFMPSLVEMGTLSKYGGGSPLLFQHLFWFFGHPEVYIVALPAFGIVSDLISTHARKNIFGYRMMVWAIVAIGALSFIVWAHHMYVSGMFPQFGYFFATTTLIIAIPTAIKVYNWVLTLWRGDIHLTVPMLFALGFIITFVNGGLTGLFLGNVVVDVPLSDTMFVVAHFHMVMGVAPIMVVLGAIYHWYPKVTGRMLNDALGKFHFWVTFLGAYLIFFPMHYLGLLGVPRRYFELGDAAFIPPSAHSLNAFISVVALTVGFSQMVFLFNLAWSLFKGEPSGGNPWRATTLEWQTPETPPGHGNWGKELPIVYRWAYDYSVPGAEEDFIPQNQPPRARQVVQGAAS
- a CDS encoding cytochrome c oxidase subunit 3, with the protein product MSAIVLFLAVIAVIAGWWLSQQRLTAKPWLEEGPVGDFPGGDAMTWPAAKIGLGVFLAVASALFVLFISAYSMRMAVVDWRALPVPRLLWLNTGVLVLSSVALQCSYVAARRDSAEGVLIGLLAGGASAVIFLAGQLLAWQQLSAAGYFVASNPANSFFYLLTAAHGLHLTGGLVALGKTSAKVWRGTEIAETRLSVELCAIYWHFLLLVWVVLLGLLTGWTDDFVDICRQLLS
- a CDS encoding heme-copper oxidase subunit III family protein, producing the protein MAETVLTNSEQSAARLEGWRGIASDWASDQRAFKNVSWGKAMMWIFLLSDTFIFSCFLLSYMTARMSTTVPWPNPSEVFALNIAGKHIPLILIAIMTFILISSSGTMAMAVNFGYRRDRVRTAALMLVTAAFGATFVGMQAFEWTKLIMEGVRPWGNPWGAPQFGASFFMITGFHGTHVTIGVIFLIAIARKVLRGDFDVERRGFFTSRKGYYEIVEIMGLYWHFVDLVWVFIFAFFYLW
- a CDS encoding cytochrome C oxidase subunit IV family protein; this encodes MTNAAIEVDGQLHAHAHDTVASGAAHAKGQQHPIKLYLVVWGWLFVLSTGSYLVDYFGLHGYLRWSLIMLFMVLKAGLIVAVFMHMAWERLALAYAILVPPIAVLVFVAIMVLESEYTHLLRLLFFATPS